In Acidobacteriota bacterium, the sequence CCGCTTCACCTACTACAAGTGCGGCGTCCGCTTCGGGTACAAGCGGATCGCCGCCGCCGACGGCCGCCTCGTGGCCGGCGTCTGGGACGACGCCCGGCCCGGCTTCGAGCCGTACTTCGCCCGCTCCATCCGCACAGGCGAGTTCTGCTTGCGGGCGCACGGCGAGCTCCCGTACCGCGCCGCCGCCGCCCGCTTCGGCGAGCTGGACGACGCGCACCGCCGCCGCGTCAAGCAGGTGCTCTTCACCCTGCCCGCCGACGGGTGGCCGGTCCGGTACGGCGCCTTGCCCCTGTTCCACTCGGTGCGGCGGGAATTCGCCTTGAGCCTGCGGGACCTGGACGCGCTGCGCGAGCGGTACGAGGCGGTGCCGTTCGTGTCGGCGCCTGACCGGACACTGCCCGACGCCATCCCCTGCCTCTCCAGCGAGGACGTCCACTTCCTCCGCGCCCGCCTGGGCCGGCCCCTCAAATCGTGCCTGCGGCGGCCCCGCGGCCGCATCGCCCGGTTCTTCGGACGATGCGGATAACCGCCCGCGTGAAAGAACCTGTAGCCGATCGGCCGCGATCCCCGTACAATAAGCGTTCGGTCCTCCGGGACCGGCGGCGTTGACAATTCCAAACACGGAGAACGACATGATGCGCATCACCCGGACAGTCCTGCTCGCGGCGGCCTGCCTGACGCTGGCGCTCACGCCCGCTCTGGCCTGCACCAACTTCATCGTCACCAAGGGAGCCTCGGCCGACGGCTCCGTCATGATCACCTACTCGGCGGATTCGCACACCCTGTACGGCCAGCTCAACTTCATCCCCGGCGGCCGCCACATCGAGGGGTCGCTCATCGACATCATCGACGACGACTCGCAGAAGTACGTCGGCAAGATCCGGCAGGTGGCCGAGACGTTCACCGTGGTGGGGCTCATGAACGAGCATCAGGTGGCCATCGGCGAGACCACCTACGGCGGCCGCGAGGAGCTGGTGGACCCGAAGGGGGGCATCGACTACACCAGCCTGATGACCGTGGCGCTGCAGCGCGCCCGCACCGCCCGCGAGGCCGTTCAAATCATGGGCGAGCTGGTGGCGGAGTACGGCTACTTCAGCTCCGGCGAGACGTTTTCCATCAGCGATCCCCAGGAAGCCTGGATCATGGACATGATCGGTAAGGGGAAGGAGAACAAGGGCGCCGTCTGGGTGGCGCTCCGCGTGCCCGACGGCTATGTCTGCGCCCACGCCAACCAGGCGCGCATCCGGCAGTTTCCCCTCAACGACCCGGCGAACTGCCTCTACGCACCGGATGTCATCTCCTTCGCTCGGGAGAAGGGCTATTTCAAAGGGGAGGACAAGGACTTCAGCTTCGCCGACACGTACGCGCCGCTCGACTTCGGCGCCCTGCGTGCCTGCGAGGCGCGGGTATGGAGCTTCTTCCGCCGCGTGGCGCCGTCGCTGAACCTGCCCATCGACTACGTCAAGGGCATCCCGGGCGCCACCCCCCTACCCCTCTGGATCAAGCCCGACCGGAAGCTCTCCGTCCGCGACCTGATGGAGCTGATGCGCGACCACTTCGAGGGGACTGAATTCGACCTGTCGCTGGGCGTGGGCGCCGGCCCGTACAAGCTCCCCTACCGCTGGCGCCCCATGA encodes:
- a CDS encoding dipeptidase, whose product is MRITRTVLLAAACLTLALTPALACTNFIVTKGASADGSVMITYSADSHTLYGQLNFIPGGRHIEGSLIDIIDDDSQKYVGKIRQVAETFTVVGLMNEHQVAIGETTYGGREELVDPKGGIDYTSLMTVALQRARTAREAVQIMGELVAEYGYFSSGETFSISDPQEAWIMDMIGKGKENKGAVWVALRVPDGYVCAHANQARIRQFPLNDPANCLYAPDVISFAREKGYFKGEDKDFSFADTYAPLDFGALRACEARVWSFFRRVAPSLNLPIDYVKGIPGATPLPLWIKPDRKLSVRDLMELMRDHFEGTEFDLSLGVGAGPYKLPYRWRPMTFEVDGVKYVNERAVATQQTGFSFVAQSRSWLPGPIGGIFWFGVDDTASTVYTPMYCGLRAVPTSFAAGTGDFNAFSWDSAFWVFNFVSNYTYSRYCDMIRDVQAVQRELEGAFIAQVPEVDKAALALHQQSPELAREYLTRYSVDQGEMVVRRWRKLGEFLIWKYLDGNVRDSQGNVTHPGYPADWYCRIAEERGEVLKVRPLPGEKSSH